In the Brassica oleracea var. oleracea cultivar TO1000 unplaced genomic scaffold, BOL UnpScaffold03104, whole genome shotgun sequence genome, one interval contains:
- the LOC106321809 gene encoding cell division cycle 20.2, cofactor of APC complex-like → MPPAAKKQKKLALLISASKDAYRKGLAEALNLNRTRILAFRNKPPPLHHYSSPPPPLHQQPRRRRHIPLSCRKELDAPGILDDFCLSHNVLAIALGHTLYLWDASTASVSELVTIEEAKGPITSIIWSPDASYLALGLNNSQVQLWDSSSNTKIKTFKGLHHSGVGSLAWNNNILTTRGMDGKIVNSDVRIRPVV, encoded by the coding sequence ATGCCGCCGGCGGCAAAAAAGCAGAAAAAGCTGGCATTGTTGATTTCAGCCTCCAAAGACGCTTACAGGAAAGGTTTGGCGGAAGCTCTGAATCTCAACCGCACCCGTATTCTCGCCTTCAGGAACAAACCTCCTCCTCTCCATCATtactcttctcctcctcctcctcttcaccAACAGCCCCGACGACGACGACATATTCCTCTTTCTTGTCGGAAAGAGTTGGACGCTCCTGGAATTCTTGATGACTTCTGCCTTTCTCACAACGTCTTAGCCATTGCCCTGGGCCACACTCTTTACCTCTGGGATGCTTCTACCGCCTCTGTATCTGAGCTCGTGACCATTGAGGAAGCCAAAGGACCCATCACAAGCATAATCTGGTCGCCTGATGCTTCCTACCTTGCACTTGGCCTCAACAACTCTCAAGTACAGCTCTGGGATTCTTCCTCCAACACCAAGATCAAAACTTTCAAGGGTCTCCACCACTCTGGAGTAGGATCACTTGCGTGGAACAACAACATCCTCACAACTAGAGGCATGGACGGCAAGATTGTCAACTCCGATGTCAGGATCAGGCCTGTTGTGTGA